TCTTCAGAACGGGTTCGAGCTTCTTTATCTGCTTCTCGTTCATACCCGGACAGCCGTGCAGGGTAGAGTGCTCGTCAAAGTGTTTTATGGCAGCGGTAATGCCGTCCGCCCCGAGCTTCGCCGCTTTCAGCGAGGTCAATGCCGTATCGTTCAGCGTGAACAGCTTGTCGTACGATTTGCCTTTGCATACGGTATGTACGCGGAAGAACGCTGACACGATGCGTACGAGCGATATGCCCACGCCGTTCTGCCCGGCGACATGCTCCTCGCGCGCCTTGTCGTCGAAATTTTCGCCGTACATGAGATGGAGGAATACGCCCTCGGCGTTCTCTACGGGAATGCCGCGGCCGTTGTCCGCGACGCGTATGCGCTTCTTGTCGTCGGAAAGCGTGACGGTGAGCGAGTTCATCCGCTCACGCGGTAGAAGCGTCGTGTCGGCAAGATTGCGGCGGTATTCATCGACGGCGTTCATGCATGCCTCGTCGAGGCATTTCATCTTCGCGGGTATCTCCTCTATCTCGCGATGATCGATGGAGAACGACGACGAGCGCTTGTCGAATTTAAAGAAATGCTGCTCATAGGTCGAGCGTGAATTCTGGCCGAGCCACATCCCCGTGCGCAGACGCACATGCTCGACATTGGATAATTTCTGGAATACGCGTTTTTTCTCGCTCATATATTATCCCATTTTTTCTTAAGGTCGGTGAGCTCCCCGACGATGAAGCCGATGAGCTTCGTTTCCGATTTGAGAAGCCCGTTGTAATTCGTGAGCGCGGCCTTCGAATCGGCGATGAGCTTTTTGCATTTGTCGACCTCGTCCTCGGTGAGCCGGTATATCGGGAGCGAGGCGAGCCATTCGTTGTAGACGAACTTCGCTTTCTTAAGATCGCCCTCGAGCGCAGATTTGCTTTTGATGCCGACGACCTTCTTGTTCCATCCTTCCTTGATGAACCGTATGAGCTCGCTGTTGCGTTCTATCTTTTCCTCTTCGATGAGCGCGAGGCGCTTGAACCGCTTGCGCAGATGCGCCATGCGATGCGCAGCGAAATGTCGAATGACGTCCTCAGGGCATATCTCTTCAAGCTTTCCCGCGGCGGTTATCATGTTGTACGCGCACACGTCGTTGGTGACGACATCCATGAGGCCCGGCATGTTCTCGGGGAGTGGCTTCACCCCGCGTTTGAGATTGAGCTCGATGTGGAAACGTTCATGGGAGTAGTCGGTGTAGTTGTTGAACCAATCGGTTTTATTGTCCAGGAGCTTTTCAAGCAGGCCGATGGCGCGTTCGCGATTGTAGCCCTGCGGGGCGTCGGTGAGATAGACCGTTCCTTTCTCGACCGCCGTCTTGAACGTCGTGGTAACGACCAGCGCACGTGCTTCGTTCTTCCAGTATTTTACCTCACCGTCGTATCCCTTTACCCATGGCGTGAGCTTCGGCACCTTCCCTTTTACAAGGAACTTGATGAGCGCGTCGACGACATCGCCCAGGCGGAATGAGGGGATAGAGCAGCGAAAGCCCGTCGCTATCCCCTGCGCGGGATTGATGAGCACGAGCGGTAATTTCGCGACGAAAAAAACCGGCTCTTTATCCGTTTCATCATAGTTGGGGATATAGTCGATGTCCTCAAGGCAGTCGAATATGCCCACATCCTTCGCGAATTCGGAAAGGCGCACCTCGGTGTAGCGAGGGGAGGCGATAGCGCTCGGGTCGAGCACGTCGCCGAACGTGCCTTCGCCGGCGATGAGCGCATAATTATTGGCGAACGGGAATTCCTGCGCCATGGCGGAGATGGCGTCCTGTATCGAACGGTCGCCGTGGGGGTGATACCCCATGACGAGACCGGCGACCTTCACCGTCTTAGTGAACGCGTTGCGCGCGGAGGAGTTGTACATCGTCCAGAGTATGCGCCGCTGTACGGGCTTAAGCCCGTCTATCTCGTTGGGTATCGCGCGCGAATCGCAGACATAGCGGGAATACTTGCATTGGTCCTCATTGACCTGTGTTTCGAAATATTCGCTTGCCGTTTTTGTTGTCGTACTCATTATGCTCTCCGATCAGGGTAACATAATATACTGGACCGGAAAAAAAGGGAATAGGATTTATGGCAGGTGCATTCCTGCGCGCATGGATGAACGGGGCAAGGCTTGATCTGCATATTCTCCATGTTCAATACAAGGCAGAGGTATTGCTATGATCGTCTCATAACCCCCGAAGTGACACGACGCGCTGAAACATCGAGGGAAGCCGGGGTCCGAAAATCATTGCTTTTCCCTGTACCATCGTATATCATCGGCCCATGAGCCATCGACCCATCCGAGCATTACCCGAACACATCGCCAACCGCATCGCCGCGGGGGAAGTGGTGGAGCGCCCTGCATCCGTCGTCAAGGAGCTCCTTGAGAACGCCATCGACGCGGGCGCGCGGAACATCGATATCGAGGTCGAGGACGGCGGTATCAGCCATATACGCATCGCCGATGATGGCGACGGTATCGCGTACGATGAACTTCCGCTCGCGGTGACGCATCATGCGACGAGCAAAATAGCCGCGGTAGACGACCTGGAGCGCATCATGACGCTCGGTTTCCGCGGGGAAGCGCTTGCGAGCATAAGCGATGTGTCGCGTCTTGAGATACTTTCGCGCGCGAAAGCTGCAGACGGCGGGGGGCGTATCGTTGTCGAGGGCGGTGTGCAGAAAGAACATACGATAGCCGCAGCGAACGCCGGCACTACCATCAACATTCGCAATCTGTTCTATAATCTCCCGGCGCGGTATAAATTC
The Spirochaetota bacterium DNA segment above includes these coding regions:
- a CDS encoding DNA gyrase subunit A — its product is MSTTTKTASEYFETQVNEDQCKYSRYVCDSRAIPNEIDGLKPVQRRILWTMYNSSARNAFTKTVKVAGLVMGYHPHGDRSIQDAISAMAQEFPFANNYALIAGEGTFGDVLDPSAIASPRYTEVRLSEFAKDVGIFDCLEDIDYIPNYDETDKEPVFFVAKLPLVLINPAQGIATGFRCSIPSFRLGDVVDALIKFLVKGKVPKLTPWVKGYDGEVKYWKNEARALVVTTTFKTAVEKGTVYLTDAPQGYNRERAIGLLEKLLDNKTDWFNNYTDYSHERFHIELNLKRGVKPLPENMPGLMDVVTNDVCAYNMITAAGKLEEICPEDVIRHFAAHRMAHLRKRFKRLALIEEEKIERNSELIRFIKEGWNKKVVGIKSKSALEGDLKKAKFVYNEWLASLPIYRLTEDEVDKCKKLIADSKAALTNYNGLLKSETKLIGFIVGELTDLKKKWDNI